A segment of the Bacteroidia bacterium genome:
TGAACCAAGACCAATTTCTTTCAGCGGTTGAAGTGGTTAATACTTATCCTTCTGAAAAATTATATTCTCTATTCAAACTATATGGCGAAGTACACAATCCTAAATTACTAACAGAATGTATTATACAAGCCCGTAAATTGAGTCCCATTAAAACTACCTTTCAACTTATAAAGGCTATTCAAAAAGCTGCGCCTAAATTTAATCAATATGGCTACTATGCCCAAGTATTTCAAGCTATTCGCATAGAGGTTAACCAAGAATTGGAAAACTTAAAGACATTTTTGTACCAAAGCATAGAATGTCTCAAATCTAAGGGTAGATTAGTAGTATTGACGTATCACTCTTTGGAAGATAGAATAGTAAAAAACATTATGCGCTATGGAAATGCTGACGGAAAACCCCAAAAAGACACGTATGGAAATTTGCTACGCCCTCTTGTGCCTATCCAGAAGCCTATTCTGCCTACCGAATCCGAGATACAAGCTAATCCCCGAGCAAGAAGCGCAAAATTGAGAGTAGCAGAAAAGATCTAAAATACACCAAAACAAAGGGCGTTTTTTTGAAAATTACATTTGCTACTTTAAGGGTTACTATTACTCTCTGCTATTATGTTTTTCCTAACTTTTTCTTTTTGCTCTAACAATTAACTTCTTTTTCACGCCCCTTATCAAAACTTTTATACTGTGCGTCGCTATGCTTCCCGTTCTCTTCTATCAATTTTTTGATTTGACGCTATACTCTCTAAAATTTTAGCCACTAAGCCTACCTCATCTCTTTCTATTAGATATGGATAGTATCGCTCATTCTAAAAATTTTCT
Coding sequences within it:
- the rsmH gene encoding 16S rRNA (cytosine(1402)-N(4))-methyltransferase RsmH; protein product: MFYHVPVLLSETVQALVHNFSGIYVDATFGGGGHAQAILNRLTPEGKLIAFDQDKDVPFEKIPQTNFYFVHTNFANIGQILSDLRITSVDGILADLGVSSYQIDTAARGFSFRFDAPLDMRMNQDQFLSAVEVVNTYPSEKLYSLFKLYGEVHNPKLLTECIIQARKLSPIKTTFQLIKAIQKAAPKFNQYGYYAQVFQAIRIEVNQELENLKTFLYQSIECLKSKGRLVVLTYHSLEDRIVKNIMRYGNADGKPQKDTYGNLLRPLVPIQKPILPTESEIQANPRARSAKLRVAEKI